A stretch of the Lolium perenne isolate Kyuss_39 chromosome 3, Kyuss_2.0, whole genome shotgun sequence genome encodes the following:
- the LOC127343126 gene encoding potassium channel AKT1 isoform X1, which translates to MARFGAGRMRACGPWGEGGSGAVGDALEREMSRDGSHYSLSSGILPSLGARSNRRVKLRRFIISPYDRRYRLWETFLIVLVVYSAWVSPFEFGFIRVPKGGLAATDNAVNAIFAIDIMLTFFVAYLDRLTYLLEDDPKKIAWRYTTSWFVLDVASTIPSEFARKILPSKLRSYGFFNMLRLWRLRRVSSLFARLEKDRHFNYFWVRCAKLICVTLFAVHCAACFYYLLADRYPIPKETWIGNTMEDFHQQGLWIRYVTSVYWSITTLTTVGYGDYHAENIREMIFNIFYMFFNLGLTAYLIGNMTNLVVHGTSRTRKYRDTIQAATSFALRNQLPPRLQDQMISHLSLKFRTDSEGLQQQETLDALPKAIRSSISHYLFLHLVQNIYLFQGVSNDLIFQLVSEMKAEYFPPREDVILQNEAPTDFYILVSGSVELLELQNGAEHGAEQVVGVAKSGDVVGEIGVLCYRPQIFTVRTRSLCQLLRMNRTSFLSIVQSNVGDGTIIMNNLIQLLKDKKEDGVMVGVLKEIENMLARGRLELPITLCFAVTRGDENLLHQLLKRNLDPNESDQDGRTALHISASMGNEQCVKLLLEFGADPNARDSEGKVPLWEALYAKHDTVVQQLVNGGADLSLGDTGLYCCIAVEQNNIELLEEILNRIPDANRPSKDGNIPLHRAVCDGNVEMVKLLLKHRADIDKQESSGWTPRALAEQQGHEEIQQLFKQQPAPRKYNSNGRVAPMLLGRFSSDPSMQNVIRDDTEPPSKVLTQKLGRRKVSFHNSLFGVISSPHPHRDTDHLLSRGLAATGGPSYRQDHHKPLIRVIISCPEMGNTAGKLVVLPRTMQDLLQLGRKKFDVMPTKVLTFEGAEVDEIELIRDGDRLILASDNWVPDVTQTR; encoded by the exons ATGGCGAGGTTCGGCGCCGGCAGGATGCGGGCGTGCGGGCCGTGGGGCGAGGGCGGCAGCGGCGCCGTCGGGGACGCGCTCGAGAGGGAGATGTCGCGCGATGGCAGCCACTACAGCCTCTCCAGCGGCATCCTGCCATCGCTCGGCGCGCGGAGTAACCGCCGCGTCAAGCTCCGCCGCTTCATCATCTCCCCCTACGACCGCCGTTACAG ATTGTGGGAGACTTTCCTCATAGTTCTTGTAGTCTATTCTGCGTGGGTCTCCCCATTCGAATTTGGCTTCATTCGGGTTCCTAAAGGGGGCCTAGCTGCCACGGACAATGCTGTGAATGCAATCTTCGCAATTGACATCATGCTGACCTTCTTTGTAGCCTACCTGGACAGACTAACATATTTGCTTGAAGATGATCCAAAGAAAATTGCTTGGCGTTATACTACCAGCTGGTTTGTTCTTGATGTTGCATCCACCATCCCATCAGAATTTGCTCGCAAGATACTTCCTTCAAAGCTCAGGTCATATGGATTCTTCAACATGCTTCGTCTGTGGCGTCTCCGGAGAGTCAGCTCTCTTTTTGCTAG ATTGGAGAAGGATAGACACTTCAATTACTTCTGGGTCCGATGTGCAAAGCTCATTTGT GTCACACTTTTTGCCGTGCACTGTGCAGCATGCTTCTACTATCTTCTTGCTGATAGGTATCCAATCCCAAAGGAAACGTGGATTGGCAATACTATGGAAGATTTTCATCAACAGGGCTTATGGATTCGCTATGTAACATCAGTATATTGGTCAATCACCACACTTACCACTGTGGGTTATGGGGATTATCATGCAGAGAACATAAGGGAAATGATTTTCAACATTTTCTACATGTTCTTCAACCTTGGATTGACTGCTTATTTGATTGGCAACATGACCAATTTGGTTGTGCATGGCACTAGCCGTACTCGAAAATAC cGAGATACAATTCAAGCAGCAACCAGCTTTGCACTTAGGAATCAGCTACCACCACGGTTACAAGATCAGATGATATCACACCTTAGCTTAAAGTTCAGGACAGACTCAGAAGGCCTTCAGCAACAAGAGACTCTCGATGCGCTGCCTAAGGCTATTAGATCCAGCATTTCGCACTATCTCTTTCTCCATCTAGTTCAAAACATTTACTTATTTCAAGGAGTATCTAATGATCTAATTTTTCAACTG GTTTCAGAGATGAAAGCTGAATACTTTCCACCTAGGGAGGATGTGATTTTGCAGAATGAAGCACCCACTGACTTCTACATTTTAGTTTCTGGTAGTGTG GAGTTACTTGAGCTACAAAATGGTGCGGAACATGGTGCGGAACAG GTGGTGGGAGTTGCTAAGTCCGGAGATGTTGTTGGAGAAATTGGAGTTCTTTGCTATAGGCCTCAAATATTCACAGTTCGGACGAGATCCTTGTGTCAGCTTCTACGGATGAACCGGACATCCTTTCTCAGCATTGTTCAATCCAATGTTGGAGATGGAACTATCATAATGAACAACCTTATTCAA TTACTAAAAGATAAGAAAGAGGACGGCGTAATGGTAGGTGTGCTAAAGGAGATTGAGAACATGCTAGCTCGAGGTCGTCTGGAGTTGCCAATTACACTGTGCTTTGCAGTAACTCGAGGAGACGAAAATTTGCTGCATCAACTACTTAAACGTAATTTGGATCCGAACGAGTCAGATCAAGATGGGCGTACAGCACTG cacatATCTGCTTCCATGGGAAATGAGCAGTGTGTCAAGCTTCTGTTAGAGTTTGGAGCTGATCCAAATGCCAGGG ATTCAGAAGGAAAGGTTCCGCTATGGGAGGCTTTGTATGCAAAGCATGATACAGTTGTGCAACAGTTGGTCAATGGCGGTGCAGATCTGTCATTGGGGGATACAGGCTTATATTGTTGCATCGCAGTTGAGCAAAACAATATAGAACTGCTCGAGGAAATACTCAATCGCATCCCTGATGCAAACAGGCCATCAAAAGACGGAAACATTCCGCTGCACCGTGCTGTCTGCGACGGAAACGTTGAGATGGTTAAGTTGTTGCTGAAACACAGGGCCGACATTGACAAGCAGGAGAGCAGCGGCTGGACCCCAAGAGCTCTAGCTGAGCAACAAGGCCATGAAGAAATACAACAACTATTTAAACAACAGCCAGCTCCAAGGAAGTACAACTCAAATGGCAGGGTAGCACCTATGCTTCTAGGAAGGTTCAGCAGTGATCCCTCGATGCAGAACGTGATCCGCGACGACACTGAGCCACCCAGCAAAGTTCTTACACAGAAACTAGGCAGGAGGAAAGTCAGCTTTCATAACTCCCTATTCGGGGTCATCTCTTCACCTCATCCACACCGAGACACTGACCACCTACTGTCAAGAGGTCTTGCAGCAACAGGTGGCCCGAGTTATCGTCAGGACCATCATAAGCCACTCATCAGGGTGATAATCAGCTGTCCGGAAATGGGCAACACTGCTGGGAAGCTTGTTGTCTTACCGCGGACGATGCAGGACCTTCTTCAACTAGGCAGAAAGAAGTTCGACGTGATGCCTACTAAGGTCCTGACATTCGAGGGTGCTGAGGTGGACGAGATTGAGCTCATTCGAGATGGTGATCGTCTTATTCTTGCCAGCGACAATTGGGTGCCAGATGTCACGCAAACACGATAA
- the LOC127343126 gene encoding potassium channel AKT1 isoform X2 produces MLTFFVAYLDRLTYLLEDDPKKIAWRYTTSWFVLDVASTIPSEFARKILPSKLRSYGFFNMLRLWRLRRVSSLFARLEKDRHFNYFWVRCAKLICVTLFAVHCAACFYYLLADRYPIPKETWIGNTMEDFHQQGLWIRYVTSVYWSITTLTTVGYGDYHAENIREMIFNIFYMFFNLGLTAYLIGNMTNLVVHGTSRTRKYRDTIQAATSFALRNQLPPRLQDQMISHLSLKFRTDSEGLQQQETLDALPKAIRSSISHYLFLHLVQNIYLFQGVSNDLIFQLVSEMKAEYFPPREDVILQNEAPTDFYILVSGSVELLELQNGAEHGAEQVVGVAKSGDVVGEIGVLCYRPQIFTVRTRSLCQLLRMNRTSFLSIVQSNVGDGTIIMNNLIQLLKDKKEDGVMVGVLKEIENMLARGRLELPITLCFAVTRGDENLLHQLLKRNLDPNESDQDGRTALHISASMGNEQCVKLLLEFGADPNARDSEGKVPLWEALYAKHDTVVQQLVNGGADLSLGDTGLYCCIAVEQNNIELLEEILNRIPDANRPSKDGNIPLHRAVCDGNVEMVKLLLKHRADIDKQESSGWTPRALAEQQGHEEIQQLFKQQPAPRKYNSNGRVAPMLLGRFSSDPSMQNVIRDDTEPPSKVLTQKLGRRKVSFHNSLFGVISSPHPHRDTDHLLSRGLAATGGPSYRQDHHKPLIRVIISCPEMGNTAGKLVVLPRTMQDLLQLGRKKFDVMPTKVLTFEGAEVDEIELIRDGDRLILASDNWVPDVTQTR; encoded by the exons ATGCTGACCTTCTTTGTAGCCTACCTGGACAGACTAACATATTTGCTTGAAGATGATCCAAAGAAAATTGCTTGGCGTTATACTACCAGCTGGTTTGTTCTTGATGTTGCATCCACCATCCCATCAGAATTTGCTCGCAAGATACTTCCTTCAAAGCTCAGGTCATATGGATTCTTCAACATGCTTCGTCTGTGGCGTCTCCGGAGAGTCAGCTCTCTTTTTGCTAG ATTGGAGAAGGATAGACACTTCAATTACTTCTGGGTCCGATGTGCAAAGCTCATTTGT GTCACACTTTTTGCCGTGCACTGTGCAGCATGCTTCTACTATCTTCTTGCTGATAGGTATCCAATCCCAAAGGAAACGTGGATTGGCAATACTATGGAAGATTTTCATCAACAGGGCTTATGGATTCGCTATGTAACATCAGTATATTGGTCAATCACCACACTTACCACTGTGGGTTATGGGGATTATCATGCAGAGAACATAAGGGAAATGATTTTCAACATTTTCTACATGTTCTTCAACCTTGGATTGACTGCTTATTTGATTGGCAACATGACCAATTTGGTTGTGCATGGCACTAGCCGTACTCGAAAATAC cGAGATACAATTCAAGCAGCAACCAGCTTTGCACTTAGGAATCAGCTACCACCACGGTTACAAGATCAGATGATATCACACCTTAGCTTAAAGTTCAGGACAGACTCAGAAGGCCTTCAGCAACAAGAGACTCTCGATGCGCTGCCTAAGGCTATTAGATCCAGCATTTCGCACTATCTCTTTCTCCATCTAGTTCAAAACATTTACTTATTTCAAGGAGTATCTAATGATCTAATTTTTCAACTG GTTTCAGAGATGAAAGCTGAATACTTTCCACCTAGGGAGGATGTGATTTTGCAGAATGAAGCACCCACTGACTTCTACATTTTAGTTTCTGGTAGTGTG GAGTTACTTGAGCTACAAAATGGTGCGGAACATGGTGCGGAACAG GTGGTGGGAGTTGCTAAGTCCGGAGATGTTGTTGGAGAAATTGGAGTTCTTTGCTATAGGCCTCAAATATTCACAGTTCGGACGAGATCCTTGTGTCAGCTTCTACGGATGAACCGGACATCCTTTCTCAGCATTGTTCAATCCAATGTTGGAGATGGAACTATCATAATGAACAACCTTATTCAA TTACTAAAAGATAAGAAAGAGGACGGCGTAATGGTAGGTGTGCTAAAGGAGATTGAGAACATGCTAGCTCGAGGTCGTCTGGAGTTGCCAATTACACTGTGCTTTGCAGTAACTCGAGGAGACGAAAATTTGCTGCATCAACTACTTAAACGTAATTTGGATCCGAACGAGTCAGATCAAGATGGGCGTACAGCACTG cacatATCTGCTTCCATGGGAAATGAGCAGTGTGTCAAGCTTCTGTTAGAGTTTGGAGCTGATCCAAATGCCAGGG ATTCAGAAGGAAAGGTTCCGCTATGGGAGGCTTTGTATGCAAAGCATGATACAGTTGTGCAACAGTTGGTCAATGGCGGTGCAGATCTGTCATTGGGGGATACAGGCTTATATTGTTGCATCGCAGTTGAGCAAAACAATATAGAACTGCTCGAGGAAATACTCAATCGCATCCCTGATGCAAACAGGCCATCAAAAGACGGAAACATTCCGCTGCACCGTGCTGTCTGCGACGGAAACGTTGAGATGGTTAAGTTGTTGCTGAAACACAGGGCCGACATTGACAAGCAGGAGAGCAGCGGCTGGACCCCAAGAGCTCTAGCTGAGCAACAAGGCCATGAAGAAATACAACAACTATTTAAACAACAGCCAGCTCCAAGGAAGTACAACTCAAATGGCAGGGTAGCACCTATGCTTCTAGGAAGGTTCAGCAGTGATCCCTCGATGCAGAACGTGATCCGCGACGACACTGAGCCACCCAGCAAAGTTCTTACACAGAAACTAGGCAGGAGGAAAGTCAGCTTTCATAACTCCCTATTCGGGGTCATCTCTTCACCTCATCCACACCGAGACACTGACCACCTACTGTCAAGAGGTCTTGCAGCAACAGGTGGCCCGAGTTATCGTCAGGACCATCATAAGCCACTCATCAGGGTGATAATCAGCTGTCCGGAAATGGGCAACACTGCTGGGAAGCTTGTTGTCTTACCGCGGACGATGCAGGACCTTCTTCAACTAGGCAGAAAGAAGTTCGACGTGATGCCTACTAAGGTCCTGACATTCGAGGGTGCTGAGGTGGACGAGATTGAGCTCATTCGAGATGGTGATCGTCTTATTCTTGCCAGCGACAATTGGGTGCCAGATGTCACGCAAACACGATAA